The following are from one region of the bacterium genome:
- a CDS encoding efflux RND transporter periplasmic adaptor subunit yields the protein MTTPPSPRRAFVLGALLLLGLSLGACEQRGGSDAAADSTVAATPVSVSTLAAEEFRQTLRLNGSTQARREVEIAAKLPGTVASFPAELGDRLAKGELILSLDLRPFETALAQAEAGLLAAEAAAAQAARELERARELKARERISDAELESVTLAERQAESARRAAAAGLEQARLQLEDARVLAPFAGRLAAKHVDAHEQVAPGMPVAALADLAQVRVRCSVSEQDVARLAAGQPATLSIPALGEARFPGALQAVGVRADPLTRSYAVEIVADNPGERMLSGMAARVEVEIARRPGAILIPGDAVVEQYGQPVAFVVEAGLARRRALTLGPTDGERVLVEAGLAAGDQLIVQGQWSARDGQPVALRETAR from the coding sequence TCACCGCGCCGCGCCTTCGTCCTCGGCGCCCTGCTGCTCCTCGGCCTCTCGCTCGGGGCTTGCGAACAGCGCGGCGGGAGCGACGCAGCAGCCGATAGCACGGTCGCGGCCACGCCGGTCAGCGTCAGCACCCTGGCCGCCGAGGAGTTCCGGCAGACCCTGCGGCTGAACGGCAGCACGCAGGCCCGGCGCGAGGTGGAGATCGCCGCCAAGTTGCCCGGCACGGTGGCGTCCTTCCCCGCCGAGCTCGGCGATCGCCTCGCCAAGGGTGAGTTGATCCTGAGCCTGGATCTGCGCCCCTTCGAGACGGCCCTCGCCCAGGCCGAGGCCGGGTTGCTCGCCGCCGAGGCCGCCGCGGCGCAGGCGGCCCGCGAGCTGGAGCGGGCGCGCGAGCTGAAGGCCCGCGAGCGCATCAGCGACGCCGAGCTCGAGAGCGTGACACTCGCCGAGCGCCAGGCCGAGAGCGCGCGGCGCGCGGCGGCGGCCGGGCTCGAGCAGGCGCGGCTGCAGCTCGAGGACGCCCGGGTGCTCGCCCCCTTCGCGGGGCGTCTCGCCGCCAAGCACGTGGACGCGCACGAGCAAGTCGCGCCGGGCATGCCCGTCGCCGCCCTGGCCGATCTCGCGCAGGTGCGTGTGCGCTGCAGCGTCTCCGAGCAGGACGTGGCGCGCCTCGCGGCCGGGCAGCCGGCCACGCTGAGCATTCCAGCCCTCGGCGAGGCGCGCTTCCCGGGCGCGCTGCAGGCGGTCGGCGTGCGCGCCGATCCGCTGACGCGCAGCTACGCGGTGGAGATCGTCGCGGACAATCCCGGCGAGCGGATGCTCTCGGGCATGGCGGCGCGGGTGGAAGTGGAGATCGCCCGCCGGCCGGGCGCGATCCTGATTCCGGGCGACGCCGTCGTCGAGCAGTACGGCCAGCCGGTGGCCTTCGTCGTCGAGGCCGGCCTCGCGCGCCGCCGCGCGCTCACGCTCGGCCCCACCGACGGCGAGCGCGTTCTCGTGGAAGCCGGCCTGGCGGCGGGCGACCAGCTGATCGTCCAGGGACAGTGGAGCGCGCGCG